In the Engystomops pustulosus chromosome 2, aEngPut4.maternal, whole genome shotgun sequence genome, one interval contains:
- the USF3 gene encoding basic helix-loop-helix domain-containing protein USF3, whose protein sequence is MPEMTQNASPNKSKHRKKNRESHNEVERHRKKKINSGINRIGDLIPCSPALKQSKNMILDQAFKYITELKRQNDELLLNGGNKEQASEIKKLRRELAEIQKENARYIELLKSNDICLYDDPTLNWKGNARNSKATLIATTDQTPKLPLCLNSNQLAPPNQGTTGITFNVSHNLQKQTANVVPVQRTCNLVTPITIAGVYPLDKTWQENSTSSSMVDQAESTSLPVTLAQSTTNLVQPKVHEALHSPTSSGAASSIDGSSQPMVQADDVQCGQNVDTVHKTVVSTNLNLPPQVSEANVPGMSLPVSANAHEKTSGAFSCVEIGKDLGKELSSTVEIGSSMGVVIHSRELGPAVDVQAGSSVSALPAPSLETNWSISSGLPDLKTVGSLSRIPSDGNTQTTWTTLQLAGNTVQPLSQSSSAVIPPPPAEQSSSSKDPASNRSVVACLNLNSIPPSEVKPVDQVMVKMPSCQPVQVQSLITQPQPQSTPSILPLHPPVQVIQVAQPFGTAINPSPANQNIILLQPPAPAPCPPVPKTPVGQQIVIIQATPNQNTLPIMTAQPAPSVVMPINASHSVVCPSNPVQGTVIPQTFGGKHLVHILPRPSPVPPSSTAQQVPVSTTTPNQQPPTISLNGQLFALQPMNPSAGSSNQTPMQIIQPTTSEDPNTNVALNAFGALANLSQNISQMAGQNCLQFTLNHPAPATLSSSTVPVNCVSVSGTNITPTVAETSSALPVSAVMTKSSSAKPVNATSTKLKKTIKKPTVKKAASAKKDPTATTKPDSSLPEPPKTQANTEPQNEEEVPVITASSVVERKGDAAEVQSAESGRNERTRESGNSVPLDVDPEGNPILPDPGPGVKLLTDFSNPTDTGGCQDSCMTQNEHRQSSDPECLKGIVEPSSHPTLVAEVAEESNGGVPDAVTTSRPCQVDESSTLTAADLLEAQILTDDPNEKPFPLKGDSKDFESHGTLFRKVKSKEPSSAGEIRPGSIIPNPSVVHVAPTQTSVSEQDGSSATNRQTDSPLSNSSSSSRNFSVASMLPDANREDVINGTSIGPPFNGCGFPEHNDIVAVAARAIFDQETLSKGRSRVQAELVDSRNSEAETLPPDCRLPFKPQSAKENTSRLPPSSNSFGALDTNVHPCVDRLVDKSLCSIVNSTSLSLQISTSQSQNVTSLSINNLIHSGGINNSTNCAGLSQTSEHMSLPPVINPPVSSSTYKSQTEVTTVLADYSHEQLHSIGASVMGVSQATVPLLKQTLDGRKDSNKRSAHEDDVLSAAKRQKHCQAPIRLERLQPSDSVLEQNEVLVSNISNSSISSSTSVQSHSEGLSSLFTSNNNFVNPTLRLADPRCSSQPSISEQGQIGNQHLQPLQSLQQQVPLHSNNPYLKQQQQSGHLREHHHLYQQQQLHVDRSMRAQSHNMQQRIIQQDVQMQKKPNPVQGSQTARMSLQQKHLTEQSRHKSSQPHHQQIQQQQISSHFGSQQAEKTCENNAPSRGLHVTHQQGHVGQDIHHQQDISRSQGSIVSSENLSSHSQVQRLMTSRSLEQQMASQASIVSRPSNMTCAPHRQERNRVSSYSAEALIGKSTSSSEQRIGVSVQASRVTEQIEMRKYLDVSRSKVVPTHNLQGHMSIEHTINSESQRLPDCHNFKQGGLNQQQTAPYEVQTSRNNEVGTTNMRGLQSQNYRMSQNPNSAMDRQKHLPYQTAQEVPIVNTLPIRDNENSCHQSFMQSLLVPHIGDQVGSSQRSISNHQRMQYNSSSNVEFSCPPTRESLHLRRESEGPNRESCDLVMGQVNSRNNSLNIPFSASSSSGDIQGRNTSPHSSMQKNNTIRQPDGPAKNQLNIQVSINMHGVVHPPISHHPVPQGNGDQRQTVRQANPPIAQRSRPLLQEEQDSKTRPPERNRSGNQRHGNMFDSTLPHLPLAGPGSMILGRQQAVTEKRTGIVRFMPDGPQVSTDNPAPDQHTLTQNFGFPFIPEGTMNPPINANASFIPPVTQTTATRTPALIPVDPQNTLPSFYPPYSPAHPSLSNDLTLPYFSNQMFPNPTTEKPNGNRFGSILSPPRPVGFSQTTFPLLPEMPPMHMANPSHLSNFNLTSLFPEIAAALPADGSAVSPLLSISHPSASDSSKQTSNRPAHNISHILGHDSSSAV, encoded by the exons ATGCCTGAGATGACACAGAATGCAAGTCCGAACAAAAGCAAGCACAG GAAGAAAAACCGAGAGAGCCACAATGAAG TGGAAAGACATAGGAAGAAGAAGATAAACTCTGGGATTAATCGGATTGGGGATCTCATTCCCTGCTCTCCAGCACTGAAACAG AGCAAGAATATGATCTTGGATCAGGCGTTTAAGTACATCACGGAGCTGAAGCGGCAGAACGATGAGTTGTTACTGAACGGAGGGAATAAAGAACAAG CCAGTGAAATTAAAAAACTGAGACGAGAGCTGGCGGAGATCCAGAAAGAAAATGCCAGATACATAGAATTACTAAAGAGCAACGACATCTGCCTCTACGATGACCCGACATTAAACTGGAAAGGAAACGCACGAAACTCTAAGGCTACGCTGATCGCTACTACCGACCAGACACCGAAACTTCCCCTATGCTTAAACAGTAACCAGCTGGCTCCCCCTAACCAGGGCACGACTGGCATCACCTTCAATGTGAGCCATAACCTCCAGAAGCAAACGGCTAATGTTGTGCCAGTACAAAGAACGTGTAATCTGGTGACCCCCATCACCATTGCTGGTGTTTACCCTTTGGACAAAACGTGGCAGGAAAATTCGACATCGTCATCTATGGTAGATCAAGCTGAATCTACAAGTCTTCCGGTGACCTTGGCACAAAGCACCACAAACCTCGTCCAGCCGAAGGTCCACGAAGCTTTGCATTCCCCGACCAGTTCCGGAGCCGCAAGTTCAATAGATGGTTCTTCTCAGCCGATGGTACAAGCAGATGATGTACAATGCGGGCAAAATGTGGACACCGTACACAAAACTGTAGTATCCACCAACCTCAACCTACCGCCACAAGTGTCAGAAGCCAACGTGCCTGGGATGAGTTTGCCGGTATCTGCAAATGCTCACGAGAAAACGTCCGGAGCTTTTTCTTGTGTTGAAATAGGAAAAGATCTAGGGAAGGAACTCTCGTCTACTGTTGAAATTGGATCCAGTATGGGGGTTGTAATCCATTCGAGAGAATTGGGTCCTGCTGTTGATGTTCAAGCAGGTTCCAGTGTGTCCGCATTGCCTGCTCCTTCTCTGGAGACCAACTGGTCGATATCCTCCGGATTACCAGATTTAAAAACTGTTGGAAGCTTGTCTCGAATTCCATCAGATGGAAATACTCAAACAACATGGACAACATTGCAACTTGCTGGAAACACAGTGCAGCCATTGAGTCAGTCGTCCTCAGCTGTTATCCCTCCACCACCAGCTGAACAGTCGTCATCCTCCAAAGACCCTGCGAGTAACCGGTCAGTTGTGGCTTGCTTAAACCTAAACAGCATTCCACCCTCAGAAGTCAAACCTGTAGACCAAGTAATGGTGAAGATGCCTTCATGTCAACCCGTACAAGTCCAGTCACTTATAACCCAACCACAGCCACAGAGCACGCCCAGTATTCTTCCACTGCACCCACCTGTGCAAGTCATTCAAGTGGCTCAGCCATTTGGTACTGCAATAAATCCATCACCAGCCAATCAGAACATTATATTACTTCAGCCACCAGCACCGGCACCTTGTCCACCTGTTCCTAAAACACCCGTGGGGCAGCAAATTGTTATAATCCAAGCAACTCCTAACCAGAACACTCTTCCAATTATGACGGCTCAGCCTGCTCCTTCGGTGGTGATGCCCATCAATGCGTCCCATTCAGTAGTGTGCCCCTCAAACCCTGTACAAGGTACAGTAATACCACAGACATTCGGTGGAAAACACCTAGTTCATATTTTGCCCAGACCTTCCCCTGTTCCGCCATCTAGTACCGCACAGCAAGTACCGGTGTCTACAACCACACCGAACCAACAGCCGCCAACAATATCGCTTAATGGACAACTGTTTGCACTTCAGCCCATGAATCCTTCTGCTGGATCCTCCAATCAAACCCCTATGCAAATAATACAGCCAACTACTAGTGAAGATCCCAACACAAACGTAGCTCTCAATGCGTTTGGTGCTTTGGCCAACCTCAGTCAGAACATATCTCAGATGGCCGGTCAGAATTGTCTGCAGTTTACTCTTAACCACCCTGCCCCTGCTACTTTAAGTTCCAGCACCGTACCGGTAAACTGTGTATCTGTGTCAGGAACCAACATAACACCCACagttgctgaaacttcctctgcattACCGGTATCTGCTGTAATGACCAAGTCTTCATCGGCAAAACCTGTAAATGCTACTAGCACAAAGCTAAAAAAGACAATCAAGAAGCCAACTGTAAAGAAAGCGGCATCTGCAAAGAAGGATCCCACTGCAACAACAAAACCAGATTCATCTTTGCCGGAGCCTCCAAAAACTCAGGCCAATACAGAACCTCAGAATGAGGAGGAAGTACCTGTCATTACAGCATCTTCTGTAGTGGAAAGGAAAGGAGATGCAGCAGAAGTTCAGTCCGCTGAAAGTGGAAGAAATGAGAGAACTCGTGAAAGCGGAAACTCTGTACCATTAGATGTAGACCCTGAAGGAAACCCAATATTGCCTGACCCAGGGCCTGGTGTAAAATTACTAACAGACTTCTCAAACCCAACCGATACTGGTGGATGTCAAGACTCTTGTATGACCCAGAATGAGCATAGGCAATCTTCAGATCCAGAATGTTTAAAGGGTATTGTAGAACCCAGCAGTCACCCAACTTTGGTTGCAGAGGTTGCCGAAGAGTCAAATGGTGGAGTTCCTGATGCTGTCACAACTTCCAGACCATGTCAAGTTGACGAATCTTCAACTTTAACTGCTGCCGACTTGTTGGAAGCGCAGATATTGACTGATGATCCAAATGAGAAACCCTTCCCATTAAAAGGAGACTCAAAGGATTTTGAGAGCCATGGCACGTTATTTAGAAAAGTGAAGTCAAAAGAACCTTCATCCGCGGGGGAAATAAGGCCAGGGTCTATTATCCCAAACCCTTCGGTCGTTCATGTGGCACCAACTCAGACCAGCGTCTCTGAACAAGACGGCTCTTCTGCCACCAATCGACAGACCGACTCTCCTTTGTCCAATAGTTCTTCTAGCAGCCGTAATTTTTCAGTGGCCTCCATGTTGCCAGATGCCAACAGGGAAGATGTCATCAATGGGACATCAATAGGGCCACCGTTTAACGGGTGTGGATTTCCTGAGCATAATGACATAGTAGCAGTTGCCGCTAGAGCTATTTTTGACCAAGAAACTTTATCAAAAGGGAGATCAAGGGTACAGGCTGAACTTGTGGACTCGAGGAATTCCGAAGCCGAAACCTTACCTCCAGATTGTCGCCTTCCTTTTAAGCCCCAATCGGCCAAAGAAAACACTTCTCGTCTACCCCCTTCATCGAATTCCTTTGGTGCCCTCGATACTAATGTTCACCCTTGTGTTGATCGTTTGGTAGACAAAAGCCTTTGTTCCATTGTCAATTCCACCAGTTTGTCATTACAGATTTCGACATCTCAATCTCAGAATGTGACGAGTTTGAGCATCAATAATCTTATCCACTCAGGCGGCATTAACAATTCGACAAACTGTGCGGGGTTGTCGCAGACCTCTGAACACATGTCCTTGCCTCCAGTGATTAACccacctgtgtcctccagcactTACAAAAGCCAGACAGAAGTCACGACTGTCCTGGCCGACTACTCACATGAACAGCTGCATTCAATAGGAGCATCTGTTATGGGGGTGTCCCAGGCCACAGTGCCCCTCCTCAAACAAACCTTAGATGGAAGAAAAGACTCAAATAAGCGCTCGGCCCATGAAGATGACGTACTCTCTGCTGCTAAAAGGCAGAAACATTGTCAGGCTCCAATTAGACTAGAACGGTTGCAGCCGTCAGACAGTGTTCTAGAGCAGAATGAAGTATTGGTCAGCAATATTTCAAACTCCTCAATTTCTTCGTCTACTAGTGTCCAAAGCCACAGTGAAGGCCTTTCGAGTCTGTTCACATCAAATAATAACTTTGTGAACCCGACTCTACGACTAGCTGATCCACGTTGCAGTTCTCAGCCTTCTATTTCTGAACAGGGTCAGATTGGAAACCAACACCTTCAGCCTTTGCAGTCGCTCCAACAGCAAGTACCACTTCATAGTAACAATCCTTACTTAAAGCAACAGCAACAGTCAGGGCATTTACGTGAACATCATCACTTGTATCAGCAGCAACAACTGCATGTGGATCGTTCTATGCGTGCTCAATCTCATAATATGCAGCAGCGAATTATACAGCAGGATGTACAGATGCAAAAGAAACCAAACCCTGTACAAGGTTCACAGACAGCAAGGATGTCCCTACAACAGAAACACCTCACCGAGCAAAGCCGCCATAAGAGCAGTCAACCTCATCATCAACAGATCCAGCAACAGCAGATCTCCTCCCATTTTGGAAGTCAACAGGCAGAAAAGACTTGTGAGAACAATGCACCTTCTCGAGGTCTCCATGTAACCCACCAACAAGGCCATGTGGGTCAGGATATACATCATCAACAGGACATCAgccgctcacaaggatccattgtGTCCTCGGAGAACTTATCAAGTCATAGCCAAGTCCAAAGACTGATGACTTCAAGGAGTCTAGAGCAGCAGATGGCTTCCCAAGCTAGTATTGTATCCCGGCCTTCAAACATGACGTGTGCTCCACACAGACAGGAGAGGAACAGAGTTTCCAGTTACTCTGCTGAGGCACTTATAGGCAAGAGCACGTCAAGTAGTGAACAGAGAATTGGCGTGTCTGTCCAGGCTTCAAGGGTAACGGAGCAGATTGAAATGCGGAAGTATCTAGATGTGTCTAGGAGCAAAGTTGTACCAACCCACAACCTTCAGGGCCACATGTCCATTGAGCATACCATTAATTCAGAGTCTCAGAGACTTCCCGACTGTCACAACTTTAAACAAGGAGGCCTGAATCAGCAGCAAACAGCCCCTTATGAAGTTCAAACATCAAGGAATAATGAAGTTGGCACTACCAATATGAGAGGACTGCAGTCCCAAAACTATAGAATGAGCCAAAATCCTAATTCAGCAATGGATCGACAAAAGCACCTTCCCTACCAGACTGCCCAAGAGGTGCCCATCGTAAATACCCTTCCAATTCGAGATAATGAAAATTCCTGTCACCAGAGCTTCATGCAGAGTTTGTTAGTTCCTCATATTGGAGACCAAGTTGGATCCAGTCAGAGGTCAATATCCAACCATCAAAGGATGCAGTACAACTCCTCCTCTAACGTTGAGTTCAGTTGCCCACCAACTCGCGAGTCTCTGCACCTTCGAAGGGAGAGTGAAGGACCGAACCGAGAAAGCTGTGACCTGGTGATGGGACAAGTGAACTCAAGGAACAATTCCTTAAATATTCCTTTCTCTGCTTCTTCATCCTCTGGAGATATACAGGGAAGGAATACTAGTCCTCACAGTTCCATGCAAAAGAATAACACTATCCGACAGCCAGATGGGCCAGCGAAGAACCAACTCAACATTCAAGTTTCCATTAACATGCATGGAGTGGTTCATCCACCCATTTCTCATCACCCTGTTCCTCAGGGTAATGGAGATCAACGACAAACGGTGAGGCAGGCCAATCCCCCGATAGCCCAGCGTTCTAGGCCTCTTCTGCAAGAAGAACAAGATTCCAAAACCCGTCCACCAGAAAGAAACCGATCCGGGAACCAAAGACACGGCAATATGTTTGACTCCACCCTGCCTCATCTCCCTCTTGCTGGGCCCGGCAGCATGATTCTTGGGCGTCAACAGGCTGTTACAGAAAAAAGGACGGGTATTGTTCGCTTCATGCCTGACGGCCCTCAGGTGTCCACTGATAATCCAGCTCCTGACCAACATACGCTTACACAAAATTTTGGTTTCCCATTTATCCCAGAAGGTACAATGAACCCACCAATTAACGCAAATGCATCTTTCATTCCTCCAGTTACGCAGACAACAGCAACACGGACGCCTGCTCTGATCCCAGTAGATCCACAGAACACATTGCCTTCTTTTTACCCTCCATATTCCCCAGCTCATCCCAGTTTGTCCAATGACCTGACCCTACCCTACTTCTCCAACCAGATGTTTCCTAATCCTACCACCGAGAAACCCAATGGAAATAGGTTTGGCTCCATACTGTCCCCACCAAGACCCGTTGGCTTCTCACAAACCACATTCCCTCTACTCCCGGAAATGCCCCCAATGCACATGGCCAACCCGTCACACCTGTCCAATTTCAATCTGACCTCCCTGTTTCCAGAAATTGCCGCGGCCCTCCCTGCCGATGGTTCTGCTGTGTCACCCTTGCTGTCCATATCCCACCCTTCAGCATCCGATTCTTCAAAGCAGACGTCGAATCGGCCAGCACACAACATAAGCCATATATTGGGTCATGACTCCAGTTCGGCAGTGTAA